In Amaranthus tricolor cultivar Red isolate AtriRed21 chromosome 3, ASM2621246v1, whole genome shotgun sequence, a single window of DNA contains:
- the LOC130807816 gene encoding probable trehalose-phosphate phosphatase J isoform X2: MTRYDTVAVSESKNQTRSMNMTSNLGILSQKPPPVPSKYISIPMCERQLLKDLDINGGSWVESMRASSPTHLKSTPSLNASDSLSLINLQPSAMDMFDQIIKASKGKQIVMFLDYDGTLSPIVEDPDRAFMSDSMRRTVRKLARYFPTAIVSGRCRDKVYDFVKLAELYYAGSHGMDIKGPAKGSKHLKGSQVVLFQPASEFVPMIDEVYKTLLEKTKSILGAKVEHNKFCLSVHFRCVDEKVLEIRPTIKWDKGKALEFLLESLGLANCTDVFPVYIGDDRTDEDAFKVLRERGQGFGILVSKIAKETNASYYLQEPSEVMNFLQRLVKWRRVSLRRQFRL; encoded by the exons ATGACAAGATATGATACAGTGGCGGTTTCTGAATCGAAAAACCAAACAAGAAGCATGAACATGACCTCAAATTTGGGTATATTATCCCAAAAACCTCCTCCTGTTCCTTCCAAATACATCTCCATTCCAATGTGTGAGAGACAACTTCTCAAAGACCTTGATATTAATGGAGGTTCCTGGGTCGAATCCATGAGAGCTTCTTCTCCTACTCATTTGAAATCCACTCCTTCTCTTAATGCTTCTGATTCTCTTTCCCTT ATTAATCTGCAGCCTTCTGCAATGGATATGTTCGATCAGATTATCAAAGCATCGAAAGGGAAACAGATTGTAATGTTTTTGGATTATGATGGCACTCTTTCTCCTATTGTTGAAGATCCTGATCGTGCTTTCATGTCTGATTCC ATGAGGAGAACAGTAAGGAAATTAGCAAGATATTTTCCAACAGCAATAGTGAGTGGAAGGTGCCGAGACAAAGTGTACGATTTTGTGAAATTAGCTGAATTGTATTATGCTGGTAGTCATGGCATGGACATTAAAGGCCCAGCTAAAGGCTCCAAACATCTCAAG GGAAGTCAAGTTGTACTGTTTCAGCCAGCTAGTGAATTTGTTCCCATGATTGATGAG GTTTATAAGACACTTTTGGAAAAAACTAAATCCATACTTGGAGCTAAGGTGGAGCACAACAAGTTTTGTCTGTCTGTGCATTTCCGATGTGTAGATGAAAAG gtgTTGGAAATCCGACCTACCATCAAGTGGGATAAAGGAAAGGCTCTAGAATTTCTTTTGGAGTCACTTG GATTGGCCAATTGCACTGATGTTTTCCCTGTTTATATTGGTGATGATCGCACCGATGAAGATGCATTTAAG gTTTTGAGAGAAAGAGGACAAGGTTTCGGCATACTTGTCTCAAAGATTGCCAAGGAAACAAATGCGTCTTATTATCTACAAGAGCCTTCTGAG GTTATGAACTTTTTACAGCGATTGGTAAAGTGGAGGCGAGTATCTCTTAGAAGGCAATTTAGGCTATGA
- the LOC130807816 gene encoding probable trehalose-phosphate phosphatase J isoform X1 — translation MTRYDTVAVSESKNQTRSMNMTSNLGILSQKPPPVPSKYISIPMCERQLLKDLDINGGSWVESMRASSPTHLKSTPSLNASDSLSLINLQPSAMDMFDQIIKASKGKQIVMFLDYDGTLSPIVEDPDRAFMSDSMRRTVRKLARYFPTAIVSGRCRDKVYDFVKLAELYYAGSHGMDIKGPAKGSKHLKGSQVVLFQPASEFVPMIDEVYKTLLEKTKSILGAKVEHNKFCLSVHFRCVDEKKWNELAHEVRSVLKEYPKLRLTQGRKVLEIRPTIKWDKGKALEFLLESLGLANCTDVFPVYIGDDRTDEDAFKVLRERGQGFGILVSKIAKETNASYYLQEPSEVMNFLQRLVKWRRVSLRRQFRL, via the exons ATGACAAGATATGATACAGTGGCGGTTTCTGAATCGAAAAACCAAACAAGAAGCATGAACATGACCTCAAATTTGGGTATATTATCCCAAAAACCTCCTCCTGTTCCTTCCAAATACATCTCCATTCCAATGTGTGAGAGACAACTTCTCAAAGACCTTGATATTAATGGAGGTTCCTGGGTCGAATCCATGAGAGCTTCTTCTCCTACTCATTTGAAATCCACTCCTTCTCTTAATGCTTCTGATTCTCTTTCCCTT ATTAATCTGCAGCCTTCTGCAATGGATATGTTCGATCAGATTATCAAAGCATCGAAAGGGAAACAGATTGTAATGTTTTTGGATTATGATGGCACTCTTTCTCCTATTGTTGAAGATCCTGATCGTGCTTTCATGTCTGATTCC ATGAGGAGAACAGTAAGGAAATTAGCAAGATATTTTCCAACAGCAATAGTGAGTGGAAGGTGCCGAGACAAAGTGTACGATTTTGTGAAATTAGCTGAATTGTATTATGCTGGTAGTCATGGCATGGACATTAAAGGCCCAGCTAAAGGCTCCAAACATCTCAAG GGAAGTCAAGTTGTACTGTTTCAGCCAGCTAGTGAATTTGTTCCCATGATTGATGAG GTTTATAAGACACTTTTGGAAAAAACTAAATCCATACTTGGAGCTAAGGTGGAGCACAACAAGTTTTGTCTGTCTGTGCATTTCCGATGTGTAGATGAAAAG AAATGGAATGAACTAGCTCATGAAGTGAGGTCAGTTCTAAAGGAATACCCAAAGCTTAGACTCACTCAGGGTCGTAAG gtgTTGGAAATCCGACCTACCATCAAGTGGGATAAAGGAAAGGCTCTAGAATTTCTTTTGGAGTCACTTG GATTGGCCAATTGCACTGATGTTTTCCCTGTTTATATTGGTGATGATCGCACCGATGAAGATGCATTTAAG gTTTTGAGAGAAAGAGGACAAGGTTTCGGCATACTTGTCTCAAAGATTGCCAAGGAAACAAATGCGTCTTATTATCTACAAGAGCCTTCTGAG GTTATGAACTTTTTACAGCGATTGGTAAAGTGGAGGCGAGTATCTCTTAGAAGGCAATTTAGGCTATGA